A genomic window from Vagococcus sp. CY52-2 includes:
- the prmA gene encoding 50S ribosomal protein L11 methyltransferase, producing the protein MKWNQLSVITSSEAVEAVSSILMEAGANGVAIEDAMDLVNFESDPFGEILDKETFSHRKEGAEVIAYFPETLFLPEIIPSIQPKVEELASFGLDIGEYSITASEVEESDWATAWKKYYHPVNISRYLTIVPEWQEYTPNNPDEHIIYLDPGMAFGTGTHPTTRLTLQALEVTLRGGEMVLDVGTGSGVLSIASKFLGAEDVFAYDLDEVAVNSAKENMALNPIAKDVHVSANDLLNGVDKKADVIVANILADIIVLMLKDAHRCLKDDGTLIISGIIEDKVPMILEELEKEKFIVDQLFKQKDWYAIIVKKQLED; encoded by the coding sequence ATGAAGTGGAATCAATTATCTGTTATTACTTCCAGTGAGGCAGTAGAAGCAGTATCAAGTATTTTAATGGAAGCAGGAGCTAATGGTGTTGCGATAGAAGACGCGATGGACTTAGTAAATTTTGAGAGTGACCCTTTTGGTGAGATTCTAGATAAGGAGACATTTTCTCATCGAAAAGAAGGGGCAGAAGTGATTGCTTATTTCCCAGAAACGTTATTTTTACCAGAAATTATTCCTAGTATTCAACCAAAAGTAGAAGAACTAGCTTCTTTTGGGTTAGATATTGGTGAATATAGCATCACAGCTTCTGAAGTAGAAGAAAGTGATTGGGCGACTGCTTGGAAAAAATATTATCATCCAGTAAATATTAGTCGTTATTTAACGATCGTCCCTGAGTGGCAAGAGTATACACCAAACAATCCTGATGAACATATCATTTATCTTGATCCAGGGATGGCATTTGGAACAGGAACACACCCAACCACACGTTTGACGTTACAAGCGCTTGAAGTGACTCTTCGGGGGGGAGAAATGGTATTAGATGTGGGGACAGGATCTGGCGTATTAAGTATTGCGAGTAAGTTTTTAGGAGCAGAAGATGTGTTTGCTTATGATTTAGACGAGGTTGCGGTTAATTCCGCAAAAGAAAACATGGCATTAAATCCTATTGCAAAAGACGTACATGTTTCGGCTAATGACTTATTAAATGGTGTTGATAAAAAAGCGGATGTCATTGTGGCAAATATTTTGGCTGACATTATTGTGCTGATGTTAAAAGATGCGCATCGTTGCCTGAAAGATGACGGAACACTGATTATTTCAGGAATTATTGAAGACAAGGTACCAATGATTTTAGAAGAATTAGAAAAAGAAAAGTTTATTGTGGATCAATTATTTAAACAAAAAGATTGGTATGCCATCATTGTTAAAAAACAATTGGAGGATTAA
- a CDS encoding DUF3013 family protein has product MKDNMLTELEKQLEKVLEEFDFAIDWDVRQHRIEVSIVLFAENKLNDVIEDEEGTQSEEEVIEFEDSLVLYADDKEVPDELEYLAMIPFNRKKGMTKGDITALANYLAEVLVNGQDDLLDFLNDETIETFELVWNDEAFEEMKKNNDETAMVAYPKY; this is encoded by the coding sequence ATGAAAGACAATATGTTAACAGAATTAGAAAAACAACTTGAAAAAGTCTTAGAAGAATTTGACTTTGCTATTGATTGGGATGTCAGACAACACCGAATTGAAGTATCTATCGTATTATTTGCTGAAAACAAATTAAATGATGTCATTGAAGATGAAGAAGGAACACAATCTGAAGAAGAAGTGATTGAATTTGAAGACAGCTTAGTATTATATGCTGATGATAAAGAAGTACCTGATGAGTTAGAGTATTTAGCTATGATTCCATTTAATCGTAAAAAAGGGATGACAAAAGGAGATATCACAGCGTTAGCAAACTATTTGGCAGAAGTGTTAGTGAATGGACAAGATGATTTACTAGACTTTTTAAATGATGAAACCATTGAAACATTTGAATTAGTGTGGAATGATGAGGCATTTGAAGAGATGAAAAAAAATAATGACGAGACAGCTATGGTAGCTTATCCAAAGTATTAA
- a CDS encoding replication-associated recombination protein A, translating into MNKPLAYRMRPKTIDEVVGQTHLVGEGKIIRRMVDAKQLSSMILYGPPGTGKTSIASAIAGSTHYAFRMLNAATDSKKDLQIVVEEAKMSGTLILLLDEVHRLDKPKQDFLLPHLENGRVILIGATTENPYISINPAIRSRTQIFEVKPLNEEDIKQAIERALTDSQNGLGDLDVTVTDEAMTHLTRATNGDLRSALNGLELAVKSTKSNDKGKIVITLEVIEECVQRKSLTHDKDGDAHYNVISAFQKSIRGSDVDAALHYMARLVEAGDMMSICRRLMVIAYEDIGLANPGACARTVSAVQAAEKLGFPEARIPLANAVIDLCLSPKSNSSIVAIDNALSDIRQGNTGDVPDHLKDSHYKGAEKLNRGVDYKYPHSFDNHWVKQQYLPDKIKYATYYEPVQTGKYEIALGKQWEWLTSQKKRQP; encoded by the coding sequence ATGAATAAACCTCTCGCTTATCGTATGAGACCAAAAACAATTGATGAAGTTGTTGGCCAAACCCATTTAGTTGGTGAAGGAAAAATCATTCGCCGCATGGTTGATGCTAAACAATTATCTTCTATGATTTTATATGGCCCACCTGGAACTGGAAAAACAAGTATTGCTAGTGCGATTGCAGGCTCAACTCACTATGCTTTTCGTATGCTAAATGCTGCAACCGATAGTAAAAAGGATTTACAAATTGTTGTAGAAGAAGCCAAAATGAGTGGAACACTTATCTTGTTACTAGATGAAGTTCATCGACTTGATAAACCAAAACAAGATTTTTTATTGCCTCATCTAGAAAATGGTCGGGTTATTTTAATTGGTGCGACAACTGAAAATCCCTATATTTCAATTAATCCAGCTATTCGAAGTCGAACACAAATTTTTGAAGTCAAACCTCTCAATGAAGAGGATATCAAACAAGCGATTGAACGAGCCTTAACAGACAGTCAAAATGGTTTAGGTGATTTGGATGTGACAGTGACTGATGAAGCCATGACACATTTAACACGTGCAACAAATGGTGATTTAAGAAGTGCGCTAAACGGTTTGGAACTTGCTGTAAAATCTACTAAATCTAATGATAAAGGAAAAATAGTTATTACATTAGAAGTGATAGAAGAATGTGTGCAACGAAAATCTCTCACGCATGATAAAGATGGAGATGCTCATTATAATGTGATTTCCGCCTTTCAAAAAAGTATTCGTGGAAGTGATGTGGATGCTGCCTTACACTATATGGCAAGACTAGTCGAAGCTGGGGATATGATGTCGATTTGTAGACGACTTATGGTGATTGCGTACGAAGACATTGGTCTAGCTAATCCAGGAGCTTGTGCAAGGACTGTGTCTGCTGTTCAAGCAGCTGAAAAATTAGGGTTTCCTGAAGCTCGTATTCCACTTGCTAATGCTGTGATTGATTTGTGTTTATCACCAAAATCAAATTCAAGTATTGTCGCCATTGATAACGCATTAAGTGACATCAGACAAGGAAATACAGGAGACGTGCCTGATCATTTGAAAGACTCACACTACAAAGGTGCTGAAAAACTAAATCGAGGTGTTGATTACAAATACCCACACAGTTTTGATAATCATTGGGTTAAACAACAATACTTACCAGATAAAATAAAATATGCCACTTACTACGAACCTGTTCAAACAGGGAAATACGAAATAGCTTTAGGAAAACAATGGGAATGGCTAACTTCACAAAAGAAACGTCAGCCCTAA
- a CDS encoding universal stress protein: MQKEYKKILVAMDGSKESERALKKAVHVAKRNDATLYIAHIVDMRAFETVSSYDETLATNAKKEADEALKQYIEYAHEHNFDKVETVIRIGVPKIVLSEDLPKELGIDLIMLGATGLNAMERILLGSVSSYVSIHAKSDVLVVRTDMDNKTIK; encoded by the coding sequence ATGCAAAAAGAATACAAAAAAATATTGGTCGCAATGGATGGATCAAAAGAATCAGAACGTGCACTAAAAAAAGCAGTGCATGTAGCCAAACGAAACGATGCCACCCTTTATATCGCTCATATTGTTGATATGCGCGCATTTGAGACTGTTTCATCTTATGACGAGACACTTGCAACAAATGCTAAAAAAGAGGCTGATGAAGCCTTAAAACAATATATTGAGTATGCTCATGAGCATAATTTTGACAAAGTGGAAACAGTGATTCGCATCGGTGTGCCCAAAATCGTCCTATCAGAAGATTTACCAAAAGAATTAGGAATCGACTTAATTATGCTAGGAGCGACTGGGTTAAATGCTATGGAGAGAATTTTACTTGGCTCTGTATCAAGTTACGTCTCTATACATGCCAAAAGTGACGTTTTAGTTGTTCGTACAGATATGGATAATAAAACAATAAAATAA
- a CDS encoding acetate/propionate family kinase, with product MSKTIAINAGSSSLKWQLYTMPEETVIAKGIVERIGLNDSIFTIKYGEDKKYEVIKDIEDHEIAINMLLEQLTELNIIDSFEEITGAGHRIVAGGEHFKQSAIIDDEALALVDDLAEFAPLHNPAEAKVIRVFQKLLPNTLNVGVFDTSFHTTMPKVNYLYSIPTEYYEKYGARKYGAHGTSHRYVAERAADMLGKPIEETKIITCHLGNGASITAVDGGKSIDTSMGFTPLAGVTMGTRSGDIDASLLQYLMGKLNITDIKEMVEILNKKSGLLGLSGISSDMRDLQQSETEEAKVAIEIFEDRIRKYIGSYVATMNGVDAIVFTAGIGENAIEIRKNIIDGLSVFGCEIDADKNNIRGEERVISTDDSKVKVFLIPTDEELMIARDVEALKK from the coding sequence ATGTCAAAAACAATCGCAATTAATGCTGGAAGTTCAAGTTTAAAATGGCAATTATATACAATGCCGGAAGAAACAGTTATCGCTAAAGGAATTGTGGAAAGAATTGGATTAAATGATTCAATTTTTACGATTAAATATGGTGAAGATAAAAAATATGAAGTGATTAAAGATATTGAAGATCATGAAATTGCCATTAATATGTTATTAGAACAATTAACTGAATTAAATATTATTGACTCATTTGAAGAAATTACCGGTGCAGGACATCGTATTGTAGCAGGTGGAGAGCACTTTAAACAGTCAGCAATTATTGATGATGAAGCTCTTGCTTTAGTAGATGATTTAGCAGAGTTTGCTCCATTGCACAATCCAGCAGAAGCAAAGGTTATTCGTGTATTCCAAAAATTATTACCAAACACATTAAATGTTGGAGTATTCGATACATCATTCCATACAACAATGCCTAAAGTAAACTATTTATATAGCATTCCAACAGAATACTATGAAAAATATGGAGCTAGAAAATATGGTGCTCATGGAACTAGTCACCGTTATGTAGCAGAACGTGCGGCAGATATGTTAGGCAAACCAATTGAAGAAACAAAAATTATTACCTGTCATTTAGGCAACGGTGCATCTATTACAGCAGTTGATGGTGGTAAATCAATTGATACATCAATGGGATTCACTCCACTAGCTGGTGTAACAATGGGAACTCGTTCAGGTGATATTGATGCGTCTTTATTACAATATTTAATGGGTAAATTAAACATTACTGATATTAAAGAAATGGTTGAGATTTTAAACAAAAAATCTGGTTTATTAGGTTTATCAGGTATTTCAAGTGACATGCGTGACTTACAACAATCTGAAACAGAAGAAGCTAAAGTAGCGATTGAAATTTTTGAAGACCGTATCCGTAAATATATTGGTAGTTATGTTGCAACAATGAATGGTGTTGACGCTATTGTCTTCACAGCAGGTATTGGTGAAAATGCTATCGAAATTCGTAAAAATATTATTGACGGCTTAAGTGTTTTCGGCTGTGAAATCGATGCTGATAAAAATAATATTCGTGGGGAAGAACGTGTTATTTCGACAGATGATTCTAAAGTTAAAGTATTTTTAATTCCAACGGATGAAGAATTAATGATTGCTAGAGATGTTGAAGCGTTAAAAAAATAA
- a CDS encoding class I SAM-dependent methyltransferase, with protein MSQTNVEMGFKNMHESVKLLQQELDTSFFDAYVENGENLLDGGSVRVIDNVPNQVAVKQLEAYYQELLGMTLSTEEKRKITQLTLLSGLKVEPLQANHQLTPDGIGFLFVYMIEQLMKDKQDDMVVGDLSVGMGNLLYTILSNLSVAGYTNIKGIGVDIDELLLEVAAVNKNWLGLEAELFHQDSLEPLLMEPLDVAVADLPIGYYPKDDVAKDFMTSFATEHSYAHHLLMEQSMKYVKEDGFGLFLVPNNFLETEQADSLKKWLVEEVYLQGILQLPKTLFSQKSLGKSIVLVQNKGNKAKQAQEVLLAELPSLKENKSVLNFVNQFRQWCESNIK; from the coding sequence TTGTCTCAAACGAATGTGGAGATGGGCTTTAAAAATATGCATGAATCTGTGAAATTGCTTCAGCAAGAACTGGATACATCTTTTTTTGATGCTTATGTCGAAAACGGAGAGAATTTATTGGATGGTGGTAGCGTTCGTGTTATTGATAATGTTCCAAATCAAGTAGCAGTTAAACAGCTTGAAGCGTATTATCAAGAGTTATTAGGCATGACGTTGTCAACTGAAGAAAAGAGAAAAATCACTCAGTTAACATTACTTAGTGGATTAAAAGTGGAACCACTTCAAGCAAATCATCAACTAACACCAGATGGTATTGGCTTTTTATTTGTTTATATGATTGAACAATTGATGAAAGATAAGCAAGACGATATGGTTGTTGGGGACTTGTCTGTTGGTATGGGTAATCTACTTTATACAATTTTAAGCAATTTAAGCGTAGCCGGTTATACTAATATTAAAGGAATTGGTGTTGATATCGATGAGTTATTATTAGAAGTAGCTGCTGTGAATAAAAATTGGTTAGGATTAGAAGCAGAGTTATTTCATCAAGATTCTTTAGAGCCATTGCTTATGGAACCATTAGATGTAGCAGTTGCTGATTTACCGATTGGGTATTACCCAAAAGATGATGTAGCAAAAGACTTCATGACATCTTTTGCTACTGAACACAGTTATGCACATCATTTATTAATGGAACAGAGTATGAAGTATGTGAAAGAGGACGGCTTTGGCCTATTCTTAGTGCCAAATAATTTCCTAGAAACTGAACAAGCTGATTCTCTTAAAAAATGGTTAGTTGAAGAAGTTTATCTGCAAGGTATATTACAGTTACCAAAAACTCTTTTTAGTCAAAAAAGTTTAGGAAAATCGATTGTACTTGTCCAAAACAAAGGAAATAAAGCTAAGCAAGCCCAAGAGGTATTACTAGCAGAGTTACCATCTTTAAAGGAAAATAAAAGTGTATTAAACTTTGTCAATCAGTTTCGTCAATGGTGCGAATCGAATATAAAATAG
- a CDS encoding type II secretion system protein, which produces MSNDGFTLWECLCVLLIISIFGLLPIIKIEKWKEQKTIASQLIMFERLYEKSQHSAVIEKESSKIFADKDSQRIIFNYTLKGQKKEEFLYIEKPLLIMRESSLELQAGTASPSKLETFTFFDQSTQTKIDYIVQLGSSKVFKYVERQ; this is translated from the coding sequence TTGAGTAATGATGGGTTTACTTTATGGGAATGCCTATGTGTGTTGCTTATTATCAGTATTTTTGGATTACTACCAATTATCAAAATAGAAAAGTGGAAAGAACAAAAGACGATTGCTTCACAATTAATAATGTTTGAAAGACTATATGAAAAAAGTCAGCATAGTGCAGTGATAGAAAAGGAAAGTAGTAAAATATTTGCAGATAAAGATTCACAGAGAATCATATTTAATTACACATTAAAAGGCCAAAAGAAGGAAGAGTTTCTTTACATAGAGAAACCATTACTCATTATGAGAGAAAGTTCTCTTGAGTTACAAGCTGGAACAGCAAGTCCTAGTAAATTGGAAACGTTCACTTTTTTTGATCAATCAACACAAACAAAGATTGACTATATTGTTCAATTAGGAAGTAGTAAGGTGTTTAAATATGTGGAAAGGCAATGA
- the comGC gene encoding competence type IV pilus major pilin ComGC, with translation MLIVLLVIAVLIILFVPNLSKQQASINKQGDDALSKVIQTQTEMYYLDNNERPKDLNELVQGGYISKDQKDKAEKIGIKVE, from the coding sequence ATGTTGATCGTATTACTAGTTATTGCTGTATTAATTATTTTATTTGTACCAAATCTTTCTAAACAACAAGCTAGTATTAATAAACAAGGTGATGATGCTTTAAGTAAAGTCATTCAAACGCAAACAGAAATGTATTATTTAGATAATAATGAAAGACCAAAAGACTTAAATGAGTTAGTACAAGGTGGGTATATTTCAAAAGACCAAAAAGATAAGGCAGAAAAAATAGGCATTAAAGTTGAGTAA
- the comGB gene encoding competence type IV pilus assembly protein ComGB encodes MSGKKVYKKPIMKRKSHKKLIKSIKIKPYNHQEKYEFIYLLGNLLENGFSLEQSIQFMKTISFKQGKQLNYIERKLLKGESLAKCLLGVGFSKEQLAPIKFSEVHGDLVGTLKRMSSQMKERQKQRKEMIKVLSYPILLLIFLIGIIIGMKWVILPQLSELSQDPATPSMFSLIDKGLKYGLFFISTLILSGYLVVNQLNRYSQIKKLMLYARLPVIGKLLTSYYTSLFATEWGNLLSQGMEFKEVVLVMQQKGYSQLMQEMSKEIKIKLEQGIFIDEPISQWRFLKPELTWLIRQGEIHGRLGQELTIFGEREWENFMTECEKKIQLLQPITFLIIAILIVSVYGSLLLPIYNGMGDFY; translated from the coding sequence ATGAGTGGGAAAAAAGTTTACAAAAAGCCTATTATGAAAAGAAAATCACACAAAAAACTTATCAAATCTATAAAAATTAAACCGTATAATCATCAAGAAAAATATGAGTTTATCTATCTATTAGGTAATTTGTTAGAAAATGGGTTTAGTTTGGAACAAAGTATTCAATTCATGAAGACTATTTCTTTCAAACAAGGGAAACAATTGAATTATATTGAAAGAAAACTACTAAAAGGTGAGTCTTTAGCGAAGTGTTTACTGGGAGTAGGTTTTTCAAAAGAACAGTTAGCGCCAATTAAATTCTCAGAAGTTCATGGGGATTTAGTTGGAACATTAAAGAGAATGTCTTCACAAATGAAAGAACGACAAAAGCAGCGAAAAGAAATGATAAAAGTATTAAGCTATCCTATTTTGTTATTAATCTTTTTAATAGGGATAATTATTGGAATGAAGTGGGTGATATTGCCGCAGCTTTCAGAACTATCACAAGATCCTGCGACACCATCGATGTTTAGTTTGATTGATAAGGGATTGAAATATGGCCTATTTTTCATTAGTACTTTGATATTATCTGGGTATTTAGTAGTAAACCAGTTAAATCGATATTCGCAAATAAAGAAACTGATGCTTTATGCTCGATTACCTGTTATTGGAAAACTTTTAACCAGTTACTATACATCATTGTTTGCAACTGAATGGGGGAACTTATTATCACAAGGAATGGAATTTAAAGAGGTTGTATTGGTTATGCAACAAAAAGGGTATTCACAATTAATGCAAGAGATGTCAAAAGAAATAAAAATAAAATTGGAACAAGGTATTTTTATTGATGAACCGATTAGCCAATGGCGTTTTTTGAAACCAGAACTGACGTGGCTTATTAGACAAGGTGAAATTCATGGGAGACTTGGACAAGAATTAACCATTTTTGGCGAACGAGAGTGGGAGAATTTTATGACAGAATGTGAGAAAAAGATTCAATTGCTTCAACCAATAACTTTTTTAATCATTGCCATATTAATTGTGTCCGTTTATGGCTCATTATTATTGCCAATATATAATGGAATGGGGGATTTTTATTGA
- the comGA gene encoding competence type IV pilus ATPase ComGA: MKKLAKKLLEVGYKNQVSDLYILPKTSSMYDVSFRKHHDMTSYDLLSYKTAEQLILYFKYLAGMDIAEKRKVQMGGTTIKVKKETFRIRLSVVGDFLNRETLVIRFLYPMSSKSLQFVDNNQIEKIKKQITRNGLFLFSGPTGSGKSTTMHLLMQYLIHQEKKHIITIEDPVEIEDTDCLQFQVNEKIGLTYQELIKVCLRHRPDCLMIGEIRDTETAQMAMRAALTGHLVFSTIHAKNRKGVEERLIELGIPREEMNQSVQGIVYQEMLPLTSGKNYGVLYDMFYKEGEDEWEKSLQKAYYEKKITQKTYQIYKN; the protein is encoded by the coding sequence ATGAAAAAACTAGCTAAAAAATTATTGGAAGTTGGTTATAAAAACCAAGTGAGTGATTTGTATATTCTCCCTAAAACTTCATCAATGTATGACGTATCATTTCGGAAGCATCATGATATGACAAGTTATGATTTATTATCTTATAAAACAGCTGAACAATTAATTTTATATTTTAAATATCTTGCAGGAATGGATATTGCCGAAAAGCGTAAAGTTCAGATGGGTGGAACGACTATTAAAGTTAAAAAAGAAACCTTTCGGATTCGATTATCTGTTGTAGGTGATTTCTTGAATCGTGAAACACTTGTGATTCGTTTTTTATACCCGATGTCGAGTAAAAGTCTTCAGTTTGTTGATAATAATCAAATTGAAAAAATAAAAAAACAAATTACACGCAATGGCTTATTCTTATTTTCTGGTCCTACAGGTTCGGGAAAATCAACTACGATGCATTTATTGATGCAATACTTAATTCATCAGGAAAAAAAACATATTATCACGATAGAGGATCCAGTGGAAATAGAGGATACAGATTGTCTCCAATTTCAAGTCAATGAAAAAATCGGTTTAACGTATCAGGAGCTGATTAAGGTATGTTTACGACATCGACCAGATTGCTTGATGATAGGAGAAATAAGAGATACAGAAACAGCACAAATGGCTATGAGAGCAGCTTTAACGGGACATTTAGTCTTTTCAACTATACATGCTAAAAACAGGAAAGGAGTTGAGGAAAGATTAATCGAATTAGGGATTCCTAGAGAAGAAATGAATCAAAGTGTACAAGGAATTGTCTATCAAGAGATGTTACCGTTAACATCAGGAAAAAATTATGGAGTGTTATATGACATGTTTTATAAAGAAGGAGAAGATGAGTGGGAAAAAAGTTTACAAAAAGCCTATTATGAAAAGAAAATCACACAAAAAACTTATCAAATCTATAAAAATTAA